CCTAGGTTGGAAAAcactgactataaaaaaaaaaaaacttttacacaGCCTGAGTGTCGGGGCATTGGTAGGAATgctcgttcccgataattgccctaTGTAAAGGTGCCTTCAAGCGaggtcattcattgggtgatcacaTCTTTCACACAGTACCTTTAaatgatcatttctgggcagAGGATCATCCTGTGTAAAGAGGGATGTGTTTCCGACAAATGGtgaatctgtatggggaggaatgatcgtagCAGTGATCATTTATTCCCTTGGAGAGGGGATTAGTGCTTCATGTTATTGCGGTTTAACAAACAGTAGTGATCGATAGTAGGAGAGAAGGACCACCCATGGCCAACCAAAAGGGGGGGTTTCGCCACCTGTGCAGGGCTCGGGTTTTTCTTACTCAGGGGCATTTATTGGGTACAGTTTTGCCAGTTTGTTGAGACATGAGGTCTTACTCTAAGTTGACCTTTCGTAAATTTGCTTCATAGGTGCTGCTCAAGTCAGAGGCACCAACAGGAGATGTTCTGTTGGACGAGACCCTGAAACACATTAAGGCAACCGATCCTGCGGAAACTGTCCAGAGCTGGATAGAGTTACTGACCGGTAAGACCTGTGGAGCGTCACTTGGGTTGGGAAACCAGAGACAAAGCAAAGGTGATCGGTTGAACTGAATTTCAAGGGGTTTATCAGGGACATGATATTGATCGTTAGGATATTACACCAATATCTGGTGAGGGAATGCGGGCTACCACCCTCTTCTGGTGATCATACGTTTTACCTGCAGTAGCCTGCCAAGACAACGTCCTCCAGGTCAAGTACTGCTTTTTAATAGTGGTCATCCCTACTGGCTCAATGAGAAATCTCCATCCTGGGGCATACttaatcaaaaaaataaatatatatatatatatatatatatatgtacccacCTGTCCACTGACTGTCCCCCTGTTCCAATGCTGCAACTCCATTCCCAACCATTTTGGGTCCCGTCTGACTGAAAGTGGTTTGGTCTCGTGACCATAAAGCCAGTGATCGGTCATTACTCCAGGCAATAGCTGTATTTTAAGCCTTTGCTCATGGAGGTAGTGCCATTTCCATCCCCATGGTCCCTGTAATTAGGGGGATCTTGCAGCCTTCCAGGATGCATAGGTCCTGGTCAGTGGTCGTCATGACCCACCTGGGAACCTGTATAACAAATGACTCCTGTAAAATCTGCATGTGCAGCAAGTCATTTTCTATTCAGGTTCCCTGGCAAATCATGAGAACCAGTTCCCAGGCTGTAGGAACCGCTTGACAGCACCCCTGGATCCCCTCGGGTTGACATATATAAGGCTTTGTGGCTCAGTAGGGCACCTTCAGTATCACTTTAAACACCACCTCATTGGAGGCTGTCTTTATTGCACCAGTTCTGAGAAGCTGCAGTTTGGAAAGTCCTCATAGATCACCACAAAATCATTGAGAACTGGTATCCgtgttgtggaccacaaaacatccaacggtcgtgtgcatgagcccatatcaTGTGTTAGCGCTTCCTTACGTAACATTTCTGACGCTTTATTTTTACCAGGTGAAACATGGAACCCGTTCAAGCTTCAGTACCAACTCCGAAACGTTCGAGAACGTATTGCCAAGAGCTTGGTGGAGAAGGGAATCTTGACCACAGAGAAGCAAAACTTCCTGCTCTTCGACATGACCACCCACCCTGTAACCAACACCACAGAGAAGCAACGACTGGTGAAGAAGCTGCAAGAATCTGTCCTCGACAAGTGGGTGAATGACCCACATCGCATGGACAAACGGACACTGTCCCTGCTGGTCCTGGCCCACTCCTCTGACGTCCTGGAGAACGCCTTCTCCACACTGCCGGATGACAAGTATGACATGGCCATGAACAGATCCAAGGACCTCCTAGATTTGGAACCTGACGTAGAAGCCACGAAACCCAACTGCACAGAAATGATCTGGGCCGTATTGTCTGCTTTCAACAAATCTTAAGATCTATGGTGGTGGGAATTAAACCGGACGAAGGATTCACCCATATTGTTTTCCAGAACGTTCAGTGGGGCAGGAGAGATACAGAGATTGAAAACTTTGCTTGAACATGAATTCTGAACCTCCAGCCCCTCAATACCCTTCCATCTGCTACCTACCCACATACCTAGTGTATTGGTAGAGCACATGGAAGCAGTGGACTCTGTAGCTACCGTAATacacgtttttgttttttcattgtagagcttaaaaaaaaaatcagcaagtTATGTTCACTCAACAACCTGATAATTCTGGAGTCTTCAATGGTCCACGGTGCTGTACATTGGTACAAATGTGCACCCCCTTCTTCCGTTCTAAATAGGCTGTGGACTCTTGAGTGGTCAGGTCACAAGCGAGTGACCGTTGTACCTAGTTGATGTCTCCTGCTCACGTTTTCTATGACGATCACACAAAAAAAAGACATGTAGACTTTTTTGAAGGATATGTAGAAGTTGCACAGATTTGGGCCATGGCAaatgtttttttaactttttgttttTAGGTTGCGAAGCTACTTCTATAACTTGATCTCGTTAATGATTTGCAATGTAGCTTTAAtagagagggggaaaaaaattaaaagatgatTCTTTAGGAACAGTACATCGGGATCTTCGTGATTTATTTatgttcttcacagaagttcttcCTTTCCAGCTTGTATTGCGCAAATTTTGTATCTAGAAGCCTTGATCCACTGCTTGGGCTTGGGTTCATAACCAGCCATTAGGGCATTTAAAGACAAAAATGGGGTTGGGCAAAAGTAGACACCTCATCTGGCTGCCCCATTGCATACGTTTGTTTGTGGATCTTCTCACGTAGGCTTTTTACTCAGTGGTGACCATCCACAGTAGTTAGTCTGGTGGACATGTGGAGCCTTCCTGCATTAGAATAGATGTTTGCAATGAAGCTGGTTCCAGTGAAGTCACATCATCCATCGTGACCCCCATAAAGACATGGCTGGGTATTGTCTATGTACGGCAATTCAGAACTAAAGTTTGGGAACCTGGTCTCCATTATGCTACCAACACCCAACTTTTTGGGTTACACTCACTTAAGGTTCTTATCGCCAGGTGCTAAAAACTTCTGAAATCAAGTTGCTGGCAACTGAAGCCTACAGGAGTTTGTCCATCTGTTGCTGCTGACTACGACCAGTGAGCGCTTGAAGATGCCATACTGTGCTGCTCTCCTGATGTCCAGTTTGCATGGTATCAGTATGACCTCCAGGGCAAcctcccccatcccccccccccgtaaAACCAGCTTGCCATCCAACATTTACGAACTGCGTTGCGATATGGAATTGTTCTAAATTACAAAAATCATCACTGCTACATCCACCTCATTAACCATCTGACTTCACAAGGCCCCAGTTACAATGACCTCCTGACTTCCATAAATTTTGCCGACTGATTGGAAAGTGGTGCTGGAGCGTACATGCCTGCCGCAAGGGACTTGTTTATTACCGTAGCCTCCAACCATAAAAAGGGGatcttttaactttttttttttcccgatgCATTGGAAGAAAGGATGAAGATTTATTTCACAAAGCCTTCAAATTATTATATCATTTTtacatctattttattttatcataTATTCTTTTAATTGCATTAAATATTACTGTCTGATCGAATACCATGAAAACGTCTTTTTGTAAAACTTCGGAAAGAGAAATCAATGCACAAGGATTATTTAAGGAGTGTTTTTTTATGTGGGCTGCCCGGATTATACCTTGAATTCAAGGGCCTCAAAATGGATGCCCAGCGTGAAAGTAACTGATGAGAATGGTCTGGATGATGGACTAACGGGATAATCGTGTACACAGGACCAAAGTCATGATGTATTTGTTGCATTTATGAATTAAGTATCTTTCAAATAAAACTGCATAATATATTTTAAAGTGTGAATTCCTTTTGTGGAATTGAGGGGTCATTTTATAGTGTTTCTTTGGGTTTCTGTCTCTTTGTGTTGCGTTAGTGGGAGGGACTCGGAACAAGCCTGTGCAACTATGGAGGAGCAGTctaaagcagtggtccccaaccttttttgcaccaaggaccagtttcatgcaagacaattttcccagggaccgggtggggggtAAAGGGGGCTGGGCTTAGGGGGTCCGCAAGTCGGCGCTGACCGATTcaggcgcataacaaaacacaaggtgcatattaaaatatacaacgactatataaactgactagggtctctgctgcactgtaccgtatttttcgccctataagacgcacctaggttttagagtggaacaataagaaaaaatatttttcattacacctcaggtcagacccccaatgcctcagatcaaccccccaacctttagccatccatcagccccccatgtcagccatatgtaaaccatcagcccttatgtcagcttccagggcaaataaaaaaaaaaaaacacacctctcttgctcctggtcaccatcgcgatcctcttcatcctttCGTCAGCTGTGTATTGCGGCgcacagagcgacctcacgctgtgcacagccctgcacagccgatagccgaggaccaggaggcggtgagtacagatccttcaccgcttcctggtcctcctgtactaatgaagcgcttccataataccgcgttaaagactgccctgatagcCGCGGCCCgtcaaacaatcttccagggcccggtcctgggctgcggcccggcggttggggaccgctggtcTAAAGCACCCCAGATAAAACCTCTTATGACCGGTACAGCTCATGTCGTCACTCAGACAGGACcaaatactatagtgcagcacaatatacttccccagcagaatcAAGTACTACAGTACAGAACAGTATACCATCTAAGAAACACAAAATAACTCCCCAGAAGCTACCCTTATGTCTATTCTGTCATCCTCTTCCACATCCACttgtctctaattaagatatggaggAGGGGGTAGAAGAGTGAGATACACGGGCCACAGCACAGAGCCAGCTCTACCTTCAGAATGCTACTTGGGATTTCAGTACTAGCaagcatacaggagaatacagcactacatacatgtctattacatccagtgacgtttactcttatgtagacattctctttcctcatcttctccattaggaccagaccgccatgactacTACTTTCAGCCATATCTTCTCTCTGCtgagtttgccacacagacatcttagattcaacacttttccatcatcctccccacccaGGTGCAtcaacagtgtcatcctgctgtcaCCCCCATATAATGTGCCCTCCAAATAGTATGCTTCAGAAaaagtgtcccccagtaataataatgtcctcTTATAGTGCCCCAATTTGTCTGGCTTCTACAATAAAAATGCCCCATCTCTCTCCTCATATAGTTCCcctagtaataataatgtccctatagtgcccccagtattaataatgcctcaATACAGTGGCCCCAGTAGTAATACATTCTATAGCGCCACCAACAATAATAATGACCCCTATACTTCCACCAGCAATAATATTGTCCCCTATTCTGCCTCCAGTGATGTCCACCACAGTACCAGTGCTACCATCTGTGAGGTAGACCACAGGCATCTTCTGAGAGAGTTTGTATGGGGGATACCATTGTACAGTAGGGACACCCTCAGGAAAATGGAGGGGATATGTCTTTAGCCTACATCATTGCAGACATCACTAGATGAGGAGGCACACCTCCATTCCTCATACTAGGGGAGTGGAAGCAGTGGAGTTCTTCCTAAGAATCAGAGGCACTCGCCTCCGTGAGCATATTGATCTCCTGATCCAACTTTTCTGTTTGTTTTGACacctaattattttatttttggggcccaGGTCTTCCACAAGCTGaggggtaccgctatggggaGCTACTGCACCCCAAGTTATACAAGTCTATTTTTGGACTGGTGGGAGGACACGAGTCTTTGTGGACAGGCATGATACCTCAGGCTTCACTGATGATGTCCTGATTTTCTGGAAAGGTATGAGAGGATTAATAGGAATTTGTCTGTGAACAAAATTTAAGATGGCCTTTTTTTTACTTATGACATCAATGAAATAGAAAGTTGTTTTCTGGACACAAAAATTGTCAATCAGGAAATCAGCGGACTCACCATGTCCTTATTTCGTAAACTGATGGCTAGAAACAGCCTCTTTATATGGGAAAGTGCACATATGATTCCTCTTAAACAAGGTATTTCAACAGGGCGGTATCCAATGGTAAGATGAAACTTTAAGGTCATGCACACATTTGAAGAGGAGGGACAAATTTAAAGCCCGGGGCTACACAGATATAGTTTTAAGTAAGGCATAAAAATGAGCGAGATTGCGACAGAAGGGACCTCTGAGGTCTCCAACCATGTGAGGAAGAAAAATTGTGGTGAGAATTATTGGGACTTCTGACCCATTGTCATCCTGAAAAATTAAGAGACCTCAGAGCATATTGCAGTGTGATAAAGATCTGACAGATGTTCTTCTCTGTAGCCCTCTCATCACATAAAGGAGAGTTAGAAACTTGAGAGACAGACTAACCCATAGCCACTTTACTGAACCAAGGGTTGACACCTAGTTGGGAAACCATCCAAGAAGCACATACAGGTGTGGCCTGCGAGAATATACAAAGAACTATCACCTTTACAACCGAACACTGGTCACACATGACTTCATAAATTGCGGCACTAGAGGTGTTGGGCAACATGCGCATGCCCACTGGACTAATGGACTACGTGGGCAAAACAAAGACGTGAGTTCAGTATTGGTATAAGGAAACATCAATGACATTGTTTATGGAAGAGATACCCCAGTGGCTGAACACACAAACGTGGTGAGCCTTGAAAAATTCAGTTTGCAGGTTTTGAATGAATAAAGTATTCTATTAGGAAGGGGTCCTGGGACAAAGGATACTCCAAAAAGAAGTGCACTGGATCTTTAGGATTTACTCAAAAATGGGTGTGACGTCTGTTTTCAGAACCATAGAAGCCGTCATTTTCAAGTCCACagcctcattagtattcacttcagcCCGACCCACTGGATATGGGTTGGGCTGTCTCCCAGCACAAAGCCTTTGACAGCACCATGACTAGATTTACAACTCATTGTTGGGATTTGAACCCCAGACTTTTTATATAATAGacactgaaaaatgaaaaaaatagcacACCGCTTAACAAAATCATGCAAAAATATATCTTTATGGACCAACATCTAAAACCAACACGAAAAAGTACTGACTTCCTAACCTACATGGACGTGCCCAGCCGTGGTCATATATacgggtgaaactcgaaaaattagaatatcgtgcaaaagttcatttatttgagtgatgcaacttaaaaggtgaaactaatatatgagactcattagatgcaaagcaagatatttcaagcctttatttgttttataatttggatgatttatggcttacagcttatgaaatcaataaaaaaaggatgttaaatagaaaaatgtaggacTTCTGAAAAGTTTAATCATGCATATGTGCTCAGTACTTGGTTTGGGCCCCTCAATGCAGCGTAGCATGGATGctatcagcctatggcactgctgaggtgttatggaagaccaggatgcttcaatagcagccttcagctcttctgcattgttcggtctcatctttctcttggcaatgccctatagattctctatggggttcaggtcaggcgagtttgctggccaatcaagtcaTTGGaccaggttttggtacttttggcagtgtgggcaggtgccaagtcctgctggaaaatgaagtcaccatctccataaagctcgtctgcggaaggaagcatgaagtgctccagaaTCTCCTGGTAGAAGGCTACGTTGACTCTGGACcagcacagtggaccaacaccagcagatgacatggctccccaaatcaacacagactgtggaaacttcacactggatcttaaccctttcatgaccaagggtcattgatgccccagtgtccaggtcaaattttataaaactgacatatctcactttatgtggtaataactttggaacacttatttatccaagccattctgagattgttttctcgtgacacattgtacttcatgatagtcataaatttgagtcaatatatttcacctttatttatgaaaaaatcccaaatttaccaaaaggtttgaaaaatttgcaattttcaaaatttcaatttctctgcttttaaaacagaaagtgatacctcataaaatatttattacttaacatttcccatatgtctactttatgttggcatcattttggaaatgtcattttattttttggggacgttagaaggcttagaagtttagaagcaattcttaaaatttttaagaaaatttctaaaacccactttttaaggaccagttcaggtctgaagtcactttgtggggcctacatagtggatacccccataaacgaccccattgtagaaactacacccctcaagttactcaaaactgattttacaaactttgttaaccctttaggtgttccacaagaattaaaggaaaatggagaataaatttctaaattt
The sequence above is drawn from the Bufo bufo chromosome 11, aBufBuf1.1, whole genome shotgun sequence genome and encodes:
- the GOLPH3L gene encoding Golgi phosphoprotein 3-like, with translation MTTLIRRGRRGEEGQDKRADSDDSSKDKDEDAAGDCKDMRLTLMEEVLLLGLKDKEGYTSFWNDCISSGLRGGILIELALRGRVILEPATLRKKRLLDRRVLLKSEAPTGDVLLDETLKHIKATDPAETVQSWIELLTGETWNPFKLQYQLRNVRERIAKSLVEKGILTTEKQNFLLFDMTTHPVTNTTEKQRLVKKLQESVLDKWVNDPHRMDKRTLSLLVLAHSSDVLENAFSTLPDDKYDMAMNRSKDLLDLEPDVEATKPNCTEMIWAVLSAFNKS